A single Micromonospora luteifusca DNA region contains:
- a CDS encoding cell division protein CrgA: MPKSQVRKKKVYTPPTDVRPTTTASSRKPSPVWLPVTAVALIVVGIGWLVLYYLSEQEYPVMAWGYWNLAVGFGAMVASLALLSRWR, encoded by the coding sequence GTGCCCAAGTCTCAGGTCCGTAAGAAGAAGGTGTACACCCCGCCGACGGACGTCCGTCCGACGACGACGGCGTCGTCGCGCAAGCCTAGCCCGGTGTGGTTGCCGGTCACCGCGGTCGCCTTGATCGTCGTCGGGATCGGCTGGCTGGTGCTCTACTACCTGTCCGAGCAGGAGTACCCGGTCATGGCCTGGGGCTACTGGAACCTCGCCGTCGGCTTCGGCGCGATGGTCGCCTCGCTGGCGTTGCTCTCCCGCTGGCGCTGA
- a CDS encoding SanA/YdcF family protein, producing the protein MAILGAVVLLLVSLPWLWTTLTARGHVYAEAEAPAAEVVIVLGTAVAADRQRPGDRLAGRLETAAELVTSGRAKVVLVSGDGGGTSGDEPAVMTSYLTKLGVDARRVVSDPFGLDTYDSCARAREVYGVERALIVTQSYHLSRAVTLCRHLGLDVDGVTARCDGCGSFLLAEKSVRDYFASGKAALDAVRDRAPAVRSPADPAVQDALRG; encoded by the coding sequence GTGGCCATCCTGGGTGCCGTCGTGCTGCTGCTCGTCAGTCTTCCGTGGCTGTGGACGACGCTCACCGCCCGCGGTCACGTGTACGCCGAGGCCGAAGCTCCGGCCGCCGAAGTGGTGATCGTTCTCGGCACGGCCGTGGCGGCTGATCGGCAACGGCCGGGGGACCGGCTGGCCGGCCGCCTGGAGACCGCCGCCGAGTTGGTGACGAGCGGGCGGGCCAAGGTCGTGCTCGTGTCGGGCGATGGTGGTGGCACGTCAGGTGACGAGCCGGCGGTCATGACGTCGTACCTCACCAAGCTTGGCGTCGACGCACGTCGGGTGGTATCCGACCCGTTCGGCCTGGACACGTACGACAGCTGCGCCCGAGCGCGCGAGGTGTACGGCGTCGAGCGGGCCCTGATCGTGACCCAGTCCTACCACCTGTCGCGAGCGGTGACGTTGTGCCGGCATCTGGGCCTCGACGTCGACGGAGTCACCGCACGCTGCGACGGTTGCGGGTCCTTCCTGCTCGCCGAGAAGTCCGTCCGGGACTACTTCGCCAGTGGCAAAGCGGCGTTGGACGCGGTCCGGGACCGCGCGCCGGCCGTCCGCTCGCCTGCGGATCCGGCGGTTCAGGACGCGCTGCGGGGCTGA
- a CDS encoding DUF881 domain-containing protein produces the protein MEYTSGATSWQKVLRRAAAGLLPRRPRQRRPGWSIGVPLIAAAAGLLFTTSATTADGTALREDRRPQLNQLIEDRREQVAASERRAATLRGEVEQRTDTLADSDAPIKDQQERAQGSLQTAGFTALGGPGVTVELNDAPQLDRTQSDASNDDLVVHQADVQAVVNALWAGRAEAMSIMNVRVLTTSAVRCVGNTLLLHGRVYSPPFKIVAIGDPAALQQALASSEGVRLFKDAVDDYQLGYEETASTVRVPAFEDSTALRSAKVLK, from the coding sequence GTGGAGTACACATCCGGCGCAACCTCCTGGCAGAAGGTCCTCCGACGGGCCGCCGCCGGGCTGCTGCCCCGGCGACCGCGTCAACGCCGACCGGGCTGGTCGATCGGGGTGCCCCTGATCGCCGCCGCGGCAGGGCTGCTCTTCACCACCAGCGCGACCACCGCCGACGGCACCGCTCTGCGCGAGGACCGACGGCCCCAGCTCAACCAACTCATCGAGGACCGGCGCGAGCAGGTGGCCGCGAGCGAACGCCGCGCCGCCACCCTCCGCGGCGAGGTCGAGCAACGGACCGACACGCTGGCCGACTCGGACGCCCCGATCAAGGATCAGCAGGAGCGCGCCCAGGGCAGCCTCCAGACCGCCGGGTTCACCGCCCTCGGCGGGCCCGGAGTCACGGTCGAGCTGAACGACGCGCCCCAACTTGACCGGACCCAGTCGGACGCCAGCAACGACGACCTGGTGGTGCATCAGGCGGACGTGCAGGCAGTGGTCAACGCGCTCTGGGCCGGCAGAGCGGAGGCCATGTCAATCATGAACGTCCGCGTGCTCACGACCAGCGCGGTACGCTGCGTCGGTAACACCCTGCTGCTTCATGGCCGGGTGTACTCCCCACCGTTCAAGATCGTGGCAATCGGCGATCCCGCTGCCCTTCAGCAGGCCCTCGCCAGCTCTGAGGGAGTCCGGTTGTTCAAGGACGCGGTCGACGACTACCAGCTCGGTTACGAGGAGACGGCCTCCACGGTGCGAGTTCCCGCATTCGAAGACTCGACCGCCCTCCGCTCCGCGAAGGTGCTCAAGTGA
- the pknB gene encoding Stk1 family PASTA domain-containing Ser/Thr kinase, giving the protein MTAQARLLGGRYQVGELLGYGGMAEVHRGRDLRLGRDVAIKMLRTDLARDATFQMRFRREAQNAASLNHPAIVAVYDTGEETAPTGETLPFIVMEFVNGRTLKEVLGAEGRLQPRRALEICADMCAALEFSHRHGIIHRDIKPGNVMLTQTGQVKVMDFGIARALASGATTMTQTSAVIGTAQYLSPEQARGEAVDARSDVYAAGCVLFELVCGHPPFVGDSPVSVAYQHVRETPPTPSDINPDVTPAVDAIVLKALSKNPLNRYQSAGEMRADLLRAAAGRPVLATPVLREAETVAMAPAAGRGGYPAPAGGPQTGQMARVGDPRQRKASSWLIATFSAVGVLAVIALVAALLWSQQQNKANQAVPTLVGKSQAAAVTEIRNAKLQPQVGDSVLANDCTKGTVAQQNPPPGTRLKQASTVTIQLCGGKPDVKIPPRLVNSQFENVKPQLEDLGLVVQPKEVDNPAQKGIVLKLTPPSGTTVAQDTTVIVEVSKGNVSKVPNVINSTQDEAAQELREAGYDVEIRDGDEVPADQAGRVQKQSPNAGTELAKGRKVTIEVGIPEKVVEPSPTGTPTSTPSGTPTTPGGGGGIGLPFPPQPTRLPED; this is encoded by the coding sequence ATGACAGCGCAGGCCCGCCTGCTCGGTGGCAGGTACCAGGTCGGCGAGCTGCTCGGCTACGGCGGCATGGCCGAGGTGCACCGCGGTCGCGATCTCCGGCTCGGTCGGGACGTCGCGATCAAGATGCTCCGTACCGACCTGGCCCGGGACGCGACGTTCCAGATGCGGTTTCGTCGGGAGGCGCAGAACGCCGCCTCGCTCAACCACCCGGCGATCGTGGCGGTCTACGACACCGGTGAGGAAACAGCACCGACCGGCGAGACGCTGCCGTTCATCGTGATGGAGTTCGTCAACGGTCGGACCTTGAAGGAGGTTCTCGGCGCCGAGGGTCGCTTGCAGCCGCGCCGGGCGTTGGAGATCTGCGCCGACATGTGCGCCGCGCTGGAGTTCAGCCACCGGCACGGCATCATCCACCGGGACATCAAGCCCGGCAACGTGATGCTCACCCAGACCGGCCAGGTCAAGGTGATGGACTTCGGTATCGCCCGGGCGCTGGCCAGCGGCGCGACCACCATGACGCAGACCAGCGCGGTGATCGGTACCGCGCAGTACCTCTCCCCGGAGCAGGCGCGCGGCGAGGCCGTCGATGCCCGCTCCGACGTGTACGCGGCCGGCTGCGTGCTCTTCGAGTTGGTCTGCGGGCACCCGCCGTTCGTCGGGGACAGCCCGGTCAGCGTCGCCTACCAGCACGTCCGGGAGACGCCGCCGACGCCGAGCGACATCAACCCGGACGTCACCCCGGCCGTCGACGCGATCGTCTTGAAGGCGCTGTCGAAGAACCCGCTCAACCGCTACCAGAGCGCCGGCGAGATGCGTGCCGACCTGCTCCGCGCTGCCGCCGGCCGGCCCGTGTTGGCCACCCCGGTGCTGCGCGAGGCGGAGACGGTGGCGATGGCACCGGCCGCCGGCCGGGGCGGCTATCCGGCTCCCGCCGGTGGGCCGCAGACCGGGCAGATGGCCCGGGTGGGCGATCCGCGCCAGCGCAAGGCGTCCTCCTGGTTGATCGCGACGTTCAGCGCGGTGGGTGTGCTGGCGGTGATCGCCCTGGTCGCCGCCCTGCTCTGGAGCCAACAGCAGAACAAGGCCAACCAGGCGGTGCCCACCCTTGTCGGTAAGAGTCAGGCCGCCGCGGTCACCGAGATCCGTAACGCCAAACTTCAGCCGCAGGTGGGCGACTCTGTCCTGGCCAACGACTGCACGAAGGGCACCGTCGCCCAGCAGAATCCTCCGCCGGGCACTCGGCTGAAGCAGGCCAGCACGGTGACCATCCAGCTCTGTGGCGGCAAGCCCGACGTGAAGATCCCTCCTCGCCTGGTCAACTCCCAGTTCGAGAACGTCAAGCCCCAGCTCGAGGATCTGGGGTTGGTGGTCCAGCCGAAGGAAGTGGACAACCCGGCACAGAAGGGCATCGTCCTCAAGCTGACCCCGCCGTCGGGGACCACCGTTGCGCAGGACACTACGGTGATCGTCGAGGTTTCCAAGGGCAACGTCAGCAAGGTGCCCAACGTGATCAACTCGACGCAGGACGAGGCCGCCCAGGAGCTTCGCGAGGCGGGCTACGATGTCGAGATCCGCGACGGTGACGAGGTGCCGGCCGACCAGGCCGGCCGGGTCCAGAAGCAGAGTCCGAATGCGGGCACCGAACTGGCCAAGGGCAGGAAAGTGACCATCGAGGTCGGCATTCCGGAGAAGGTCGTCGAACCGTCGCCCACCGGCACGCCGACCAGCACGCCGTCGGGCACGCCAACTACGCCCGGCGGCGGTGGCGGCATCGGTCTGCCGTTCCCGCCCCAACCGACCCGGCTTCCCGAGGACTAG
- a CDS encoding aminodeoxychorismate/anthranilate synthase component II yields MRVLVIDNYDSFVFNLVQYLGQLGVDCEVRRNDEIDIAEVGKVGAAGILLSPGPGSPDRAGICLDVIRKYAGELPIFGVCLGHQAIGEAFGATVTRAPELLHGKTSEVRHNAVGVLAGLPDPFTATRYHSLAVLPETLPDELEVTGWTGSGVVMAMRHRTLPIEGVQFHPESVLTEGGHLMLANWLASCGHQEALERAPALAAEVDARRRAAFATT; encoded by the coding sequence ATGCGCGTCCTGGTGATCGACAACTACGACTCGTTCGTCTTCAACCTCGTGCAATATCTGGGCCAACTCGGCGTGGACTGCGAGGTCCGCCGCAACGATGAGATCGACATCGCCGAGGTGGGCAAGGTTGGCGCCGCCGGCATCCTGCTCTCACCGGGGCCGGGCAGCCCCGACCGGGCCGGCATCTGTCTGGACGTCATCCGGAAGTACGCGGGCGAGTTGCCGATCTTCGGCGTCTGCCTCGGCCACCAGGCGATCGGCGAGGCTTTCGGGGCGACCGTGACGCGGGCCCCCGAGCTGCTGCACGGCAAGACCTCCGAGGTACGGCACAACGCGGTCGGTGTGCTCGCCGGCCTGCCCGATCCGTTCACCGCCACCCGGTACCACTCGCTCGCGGTGTTGCCCGAGACGCTTCCGGACGAGCTGGAGGTCACCGGTTGGACCGGCTCCGGCGTGGTGATGGCGATGCGGCACCGGACGCTGCCCATCGAGGGCGTCCAGTTCCACCCGGAGTCGGTGCTGACCGAGGGCGGCCACCTGATGTTGGCCAACTGGCTGGCCAGTTGCGGTCACCAGGAGGCGCTGGAGCGCGCACCCGCGCTCGCCGCCGAGGTCGACGCCCGTCGCCGGGCCGCCTTCGCCACCACCTGA
- a CDS encoding (Fe-S)-binding protein encodes MGSVQIVTTILAAAITAVAVWLAVRAVLKMVAVIRLGQPAPERFTDKVARARTMLVETAGHTRMLKWGVVGAAHWFVMVGFIVLSLLVLEAYFEVVTPTGGLPIIGHWTIFGLVTEVITVLGLVGILVLMAIRLRNRPTRPGGRSRFTGSTMWQGYFVEWIVLLVLIFGLVIRGFKVATDHFEYPFWATPVSHAVGAVLPDWQDGTSVAAIIKIIISMTWLIVISLNVTMGVAWHRFLAFPNIFFKREPAKPAGSGLGALRPMTSQGKPLDFEEADPESDQFGVAQVEQFSWKGLLDFSTCTECGRCQSQCPAWNTGKPLSPKLLILSLRDHAYAKAPYLLAGGGKDLTGEEKATAAQLAHMDVLALAEADRPLIGTAEEGGIIDPDVLWSCTTCGACVEQCPVDIEHVDHIVDMRRYQVLIESSFPSEAGVMLRNLENKGNPWGAPQNTREDWTKGLDFEVPRVGEVDDFEYLFWVGCAGAFEDRAKKTTRAVATLLNEAGVKFAILGEGETCSGDPARRIGNEFVFQMLAQQNVETLNEAFEGREKAKRKIVATCPHCFNTLGNEYGQLGGEFEVVHHTQLLAHLVATGKLVPVQPVDGGVTYHDPCYLGRHNRIFAAPREVLGDSVAGELTEMPRNSERSFCCGAGGARMWMEEKIGKRINVDRVEEAMATGARTVAVGCPFCSTMLSDGVNGKGAGEQVEVIDVASVLLRSVKPEQPQGSKETAPIGG; translated from the coding sequence ATGGGCAGCGTCCAGATCGTCACCACGATCCTCGCGGCCGCCATCACCGCCGTGGCGGTGTGGCTTGCGGTGCGTGCGGTCCTGAAGATGGTGGCAGTCATCCGGCTCGGGCAGCCCGCACCGGAACGCTTCACCGACAAGGTCGCTCGCGCCAGGACCATGCTGGTGGAGACCGCCGGCCACACCCGGATGCTCAAGTGGGGCGTGGTGGGCGCCGCGCACTGGTTCGTGATGGTCGGCTTCATCGTGCTGTCGCTGCTGGTGCTCGAGGCGTACTTCGAGGTGGTCACCCCGACCGGCGGGCTGCCGATCATCGGGCACTGGACGATCTTCGGTCTGGTCACCGAGGTCATCACCGTGCTGGGCCTGGTCGGCATCCTGGTGCTGATGGCGATCCGGCTGCGCAACCGGCCGACCCGGCCGGGCGGGCGGTCCCGGTTCACCGGCTCGACGATGTGGCAGGGCTACTTCGTCGAGTGGATCGTGCTGCTGGTCCTGATCTTCGGGTTGGTGATCCGCGGCTTCAAGGTCGCCACCGACCACTTCGAGTACCCGTTCTGGGCCACCCCGGTCAGCCACGCCGTCGGCGCGGTGCTGCCCGACTGGCAGGACGGTACGAGCGTTGCCGCGATCATCAAGATCATCATCTCGATGACCTGGCTGATCGTCATCTCGCTGAACGTCACCATGGGTGTCGCCTGGCACCGCTTCCTGGCGTTCCCCAACATCTTCTTCAAGCGTGAGCCGGCCAAGCCGGCCGGCTCCGGCCTCGGTGCGCTGCGCCCGATGACGAGCCAGGGCAAGCCGCTCGACTTCGAGGAGGCCGACCCGGAGTCCGACCAGTTCGGCGTCGCCCAGGTCGAGCAGTTCAGCTGGAAGGGTCTGCTGGACTTCAGCACCTGCACCGAGTGCGGTCGCTGCCAGTCGCAGTGCCCGGCCTGGAACACCGGCAAGCCGCTGTCGCCGAAGCTGCTCATCCTGAGCCTGCGCGACCACGCGTACGCCAAGGCGCCCTACCTGCTGGCCGGTGGCGGCAAGGACCTGACCGGCGAGGAGAAGGCCACCGCCGCGCAGCTCGCCCACATGGACGTGCTGGCGTTGGCCGAGGCCGACCGCCCGCTGATCGGCACCGCCGAGGAGGGCGGGATCATCGACCCGGACGTGCTGTGGTCGTGCACCACCTGCGGCGCCTGCGTCGAGCAGTGCCCGGTGGACATCGAGCACGTCGACCACATCGTCGACATGCGCCGCTACCAGGTGCTGATCGAGTCGAGCTTCCCCTCCGAGGCCGGCGTGATGCTGCGCAACCTGGAGAACAAGGGAAACCCGTGGGGCGCACCGCAGAACACCCGTGAGGACTGGACCAAGGGCCTGGACTTCGAGGTGCCCCGGGTCGGCGAGGTGGACGACTTCGAGTACCTGTTCTGGGTCGGCTGCGCCGGTGCGTTCGAGGACCGGGCCAAGAAGACCACCCGTGCGGTGGCCACGCTGCTCAACGAGGCGGGCGTGAAGTTCGCGATCCTGGGCGAGGGCGAGACCTGCTCCGGCGACCCGGCGCGGCGGATCGGCAACGAGTTCGTCTTCCAGATGCTCGCCCAGCAGAACGTCGAGACGCTGAACGAGGCGTTCGAGGGCCGGGAGAAGGCCAAGCGCAAGATCGTCGCGACCTGCCCGCACTGCTTCAACACCCTGGGCAACGAGTACGGCCAGCTCGGCGGCGAGTTCGAGGTGGTCCACCACACCCAACTGCTGGCCCACCTGGTCGCCACCGGCAAGCTCGTCCCGGTGCAGCCCGTCGACGGCGGCGTCACCTACCACGACCCCTGCTACCTGGGTCGGCACAACCGGATCTTCGCGGCTCCCCGCGAGGTTCTTGGTGACTCCGTAGCGGGTGAGCTCACCGAGATGCCGCGCAACAGCGAGCGCTCCTTCTGCTGCGGTGCCGGCGGTGCCCGGATGTGGATGGAAGAGAAGATCGGCAAGCGGATCAACGTGGACCGGGTCGAGGAGGCCATGGCCACCGGGGCCAGGACGGTCGCGGTCGGCTGCCCCTTCTGCTCGACGATGCTCAGCGACGGGGTCAACGGCAAGGGCGCCGGCGAGCAGGTCGAGGTGATCGACGTGGCGAGCGTGCTGCTCCGTTCGGTGAAGCCGGAGCAGCCGCAGGGCAGCAAGGAGACCGCGCCGATCGGCGGCTGA
- a CDS encoding hemolysin family protein, whose product MTTLLPLVGFVALTAGNAFFVAAEFALVTVDRAEIDRRAAAGDQAALTVRTALRELSFQLSGAQLGITITALLTGYLAEPALARLFAPLLRPIGSDATERFTPFLALALATLLSMLFGELVPKNAALARPMPAALATAGPMHTFSRTFGWLIRGLNGSANRLVRALGVEPQEELASARSPEELGLLAAISARAGALPTDTAMLLRRTIRFGDKRAAEAMTPRVDVVALRVTATVAELLEQSRQTGRTRFPVYEETVDLVTGVAGVPDALGVPLADRASTMVGSVAREPVYVPESLNLDGVLAALKAAGADLAIVVDEYGGTDGVVTIEDLVEELVGEIADEFDPASVDDAGLVELTVPGGERTVLVDGVLRSDELAEQTGFRLPEGPYETLAGFLMAQLGHIPLAGETVEAGGWEFTVVEVERHRIEQVRVVRPAEPDDDD is encoded by the coding sequence TTGACGACGCTGTTGCCCCTGGTCGGGTTCGTTGCGCTGACCGCGGGCAACGCGTTCTTCGTCGCGGCCGAGTTCGCCTTGGTCACGGTCGACCGCGCGGAGATCGACCGGCGGGCCGCCGCGGGCGACCAGGCCGCTCTGACGGTACGAACGGCGCTGCGCGAACTCTCCTTCCAGCTTTCGGGTGCCCAGCTCGGGATCACCATCACCGCGCTGCTCACCGGCTACCTGGCCGAGCCGGCCCTGGCCCGGCTCTTCGCCCCGCTGTTGCGCCCGATCGGCTCCGACGCCACCGAGCGGTTCACTCCGTTCCTCGCGCTGGCCCTGGCCACGCTGCTCTCCATGCTCTTCGGTGAGTTGGTGCCGAAGAACGCGGCGCTGGCCCGGCCCATGCCGGCGGCGCTCGCCACGGCCGGTCCGATGCACACCTTCTCCCGGACGTTCGGCTGGTTGATCCGGGGTTTGAACGGCTCGGCGAACCGACTGGTCCGGGCGCTCGGCGTGGAACCGCAGGAGGAGTTGGCCAGTGCCCGCTCGCCGGAGGAGCTGGGCCTGCTGGCGGCCATCTCGGCCCGGGCCGGTGCGTTGCCGACCGACACCGCGATGCTGCTGCGCCGCACCATCCGGTTCGGTGACAAGCGGGCCGCCGAGGCGATGACCCCCCGGGTGGACGTGGTCGCGCTGCGAGTCACGGCCACCGTGGCCGAGTTGCTGGAGCAGTCCCGGCAGACCGGACGGACCCGCTTCCCGGTGTACGAGGAGACCGTGGACCTGGTGACCGGCGTGGCCGGTGTGCCCGACGCGCTGGGCGTCCCGCTGGCCGACCGGGCGTCGACCATGGTCGGTTCGGTGGCCCGCGAGCCGGTGTACGTACCGGAGAGCCTCAACCTCGACGGCGTGCTGGCGGCGTTGAAGGCGGCCGGGGCCGACCTGGCCATCGTCGTCGACGAGTACGGCGGCACGGACGGCGTGGTGACGATCGAGGACCTCGTCGAGGAGTTGGTCGGGGAGATCGCCGACGAGTTCGATCCGGCGAGCGTGGACGACGCCGGCCTGGTCGAGCTGACCGTGCCCGGCGGTGAGCGCACCGTGCTGGTCGACGGGGTGCTCCGCTCCGACGAGTTGGCCGAGCAGACCGGCTTCCGGTTGCCCGAGGGGCCGTACGAGACGCTGGCCGGCTTCCTGATGGCTCAGCTCGGGCACATCCCGCTGGCCGGCGAGACGGTCGAGGCGGGCGGCTGGGAGTTCACCGTGGTGGAGGTGGAGCGGCACCGGATCGAGCAGGTCCGGGTGGTGCGCCCGGCGGAGCCGGACGACGATGACTGA
- a CDS encoding class E sortase, translating to MSGPDERRDGRHRDQTDDPTAFLPKVDRPEPAPGRSSPAGNWPEPVLPARPGASRPPATPEPPRTADPTHTPGRPGGDAPPPWPGNPAAPGAASTRPAASSRPPATGDTPGATPTPSGTPGGMPTRPATSGTPSQPAGPPTPPLADSPTAFIPQIAARPTRPTGSPAAPVSPAAPHAVPATGQDSLSPAGPGRVPPTAPGAGPPSGPDRVADPAATALIPAVPATPTTRPPTMDSTALMGAVPRSAVPDGPTGGGDNPAEPPRPRRGERVVQLRPHQTGEGYKSVYSELTRPSLGSRLRTGIRVTGEVLITFGLVVLLFAGYEVWGKSAIVDAHQNDLNNQLNQAWGPTDDPTVAPTAAGPSVKPSPPVRGKPLAGLHIPKLDKNWVVVEGVTQADIRYAPGHYPASALPGQVGNFSVAGHRNRATFWRLDELDEGDAIVVESKTDWYVYRVSRSRIVKPTQVEVVAPVPGEPDKKPTKRMLTLTTCNPKFDNYQRLIIHAELDRSQPKSAGRPAELGG from the coding sequence GTGAGCGGCCCGGACGAGCGTCGCGACGGACGGCACCGGGACCAGACCGACGATCCGACCGCATTCCTGCCCAAGGTCGACCGGCCTGAGCCGGCACCTGGTCGGTCGAGCCCGGCCGGCAACTGGCCCGAGCCGGTGCTGCCCGCCCGTCCCGGTGCGTCGCGCCCGCCAGCCACGCCGGAGCCTCCGCGCACCGCCGACCCGACCCACACCCCGGGCCGCCCGGGTGGCGACGCCCCACCGCCGTGGCCGGGCAACCCGGCCGCGCCCGGGGCCGCGTCCACCCGACCGGCAGCGTCCAGTCGGCCGCCAGCCACCGGCGACACGCCGGGCGCCACCCCGACCCCTTCGGGTACGCCCGGTGGGATGCCGACCCGGCCGGCGACCTCCGGCACGCCGAGTCAGCCGGCCGGTCCTCCGACGCCGCCGCTTGCTGACTCGCCGACCGCGTTCATCCCCCAGATCGCCGCCCGGCCCACCCGGCCGACCGGCTCCCCGGCCGCTCCGGTCTCACCGGCCGCCCCCCACGCCGTGCCGGCGACCGGGCAGGACAGCCTCTCTCCGGCCGGGCCCGGCCGTGTCCCTCCCACTGCGCCGGGCGCTGGCCCTCCCAGTGGGCCGGACCGGGTCGCCGACCCTGCCGCCACCGCGTTGATTCCGGCCGTGCCCGCCACACCCACCACCCGGCCGCCAACCATGGACTCGACCGCGCTGATGGGTGCCGTCCCCCGCTCGGCGGTCCCCGACGGGCCGACCGGTGGCGGCGACAACCCCGCCGAGCCTCCTCGGCCGAGGCGCGGTGAGCGGGTGGTCCAACTCCGGCCGCACCAGACCGGCGAGGGCTACAAGAGCGTCTACTCCGAGCTCACCCGCCCGTCGCTCGGCTCCCGGCTGCGCACCGGCATCCGCGTCACCGGCGAGGTCCTGATCACCTTTGGCCTGGTGGTGCTGCTCTTCGCCGGCTACGAGGTCTGGGGCAAGTCGGCCATCGTCGACGCCCACCAGAACGACCTCAACAACCAGCTGAACCAGGCCTGGGGCCCGACCGACGACCCGACGGTCGCCCCGACGGCGGCCGGCCCGAGCGTCAAACCGTCGCCACCGGTACGCGGCAAGCCGCTCGCAGGCCTCCACATCCCCAAGCTCGACAAGAACTGGGTCGTGGTCGAGGGAGTCACCCAGGCCGACATCCGCTACGCCCCGGGCCACTACCCGGCCAGCGCACTGCCCGGCCAGGTCGGCAACTTCTCGGTCGCCGGCCACCGCAACCGGGCCACCTTCTGGCGGCTGGACGAGCTCGACGAGGGCGACGCGATCGTGGTCGAGAGCAAGACCGACTGGTACGTCTACCGGGTGTCGCGGTCACGGATCGTCAAGCCGACCCAGGTCGAAGTGGTGGCGCCGGTGCCCGGCGAACCGGACAAGAAGCCGACCAAGCGGATGCTCACCCTGACCACGTGCAACCCGAAGTTCGACAACTACCAGCGTCTGATCATCCACGCCGAGCTGGACCGCAGCCAACCCAAGTCGGCGGGCCGCCCGGCCGAGCTGGGAGGCTGA
- a CDS encoding hemolysin family protein, with translation MTELLVTVLLLLGNGFFVGSEFALIASRRTVIEPLAAGSKRARWALSAMNQIPLMIAGAQLGITVCSLGLGAIAEPALAHLLEPPFHVAGLPERAVHPVAFVLALGVVVFLHTVVGEMVPKNITLAGPEVSALWLGPAMLAFCVATKPLLLAMKWAARRVLALWRIEASEAVKTVFTAEELAGLVSQARTEGLLDEEQHARITGALALHSRTAADALQPWSTVVTVAEDVSPASLEVLATRTGRSRFPVVQRSTRRVLGFVHVKDVLGYAGQGRRSPVPAEVYRPLAVVPPERTLADLLLAMRRERRHMVLVSDGRRPLGVVTLDDVLTAIVG, from the coding sequence ATGACTGAGCTGCTGGTGACCGTGCTGTTGCTGCTCGGCAACGGGTTCTTCGTGGGCAGTGAGTTCGCGCTCATCGCGTCCCGCCGGACGGTGATCGAGCCGCTGGCCGCCGGGTCGAAGCGTGCCCGGTGGGCGTTGTCGGCGATGAACCAGATCCCGTTGATGATCGCCGGCGCGCAACTGGGCATCACGGTCTGCTCGCTGGGCCTGGGCGCGATCGCCGAGCCGGCGTTGGCGCACCTGCTGGAGCCGCCGTTCCACGTGGCCGGCCTGCCCGAGCGGGCGGTGCACCCGGTGGCGTTCGTGCTGGCCCTGGGCGTGGTGGTCTTCCTGCACACGGTCGTCGGTGAGATGGTTCCGAAGAACATCACGCTGGCTGGTCCGGAGGTCTCCGCACTCTGGCTCGGCCCGGCGATGCTGGCGTTCTGTGTGGCCACCAAGCCGCTGCTGCTCGCGATGAAGTGGGCGGCCCGCCGGGTGCTCGCGTTGTGGCGGATCGAGGCGTCCGAGGCGGTGAAGACGGTGTTCACCGCCGAGGAGTTGGCCGGGCTGGTCTCGCAGGCGCGCACCGAGGGGTTGCTCGACGAGGAGCAGCACGCTCGGATCACCGGTGCTCTGGCCCTGCACAGCCGCACCGCGGCGGACGCGTTGCAGCCGTGGTCGACGGTGGTGACGGTGGCCGAGGACGTTTCGCCGGCGTCGTTGGAGGTGTTGGCGACCCGGACCGGCCGGTCCCGTTTTCCGGTGGTGCAGCGGTCGACCCGTCGGGTGCTCGGTTTCGTGCACGTCAAGGACGTGCTCGGGTACGCCGGGCAGGGTCGCCGGTCGCCGGTGCCGGCGGAGGTCTATCGGCCGCTGGCGGTGGTGCCGCCGGAGCGTACGCTGGCTGACCTGCTGCTGGCCATGCGCCGCGAACGGCGGCACATGGTGCTGGTCAGCGACGGCCGGCGCCCTCTCGGGGTGGTCACTCTTGATGATGTATTGACCGCAATCGTTGGGTGA